From Channa argus isolate prfri chromosome 18, Channa argus male v1.0, whole genome shotgun sequence, the proteins below share one genomic window:
- the katnal2 gene encoding katanin p60 ATPase-containing subunit A-like 2 isoform X2, which yields MRKKGLLTLMYHHLLGQGYVAAAMALDQETNGGVKKFDVCDNIDLEMMLMEYESYHYIKFQKYPKLIRRTVEPGESRFGKSGGVKRSPCSAVKPLPKIILSQSTQSGNGAKKTATSAHTNENGSCVPLELSEFGLNVSSIKNGAAGEALTHRKGQLTDGKGTTHDAAKGGGLDSDYMERLLKPLSGFSGMTGEMRELATIISRDIYLHSPNVRWEDIVGLEDAKRLVKEAVVYPIKYPQLFTGILSPWKGLLLYGPPGTGKTLLAKAVATECKTTFFNISASSIVSKWRGDSEKLVRVLFELARYHAPSTIFLDELESVMGQRESSMGGQHEGSRRMKTELLVQMDGLTRSEDLVFVLAASNLPWELDHAMLRRLEKRILVSLPSSQARQAMISHWLPPLSSTGGVELRTELDYETLAKDMEGYSGSDVRLVCKEAAMRPVRKIFDALESHQDENIGMPAIKLETVTTADLLEVITHTKPSARNLIDRYTAWEKEYESV from the exons ATGAGGAAGAAAGGCCTTCTCACCCTCATGTACCACCACCTGCTAGGACAGGG CTATGTGGCAGCAGCTATGGCCTTGGACCAGGAGACGAATGGAGGTGTGAAGAAGTTTGATGTTTGTGATAACATCGACCTCGAAATGATGCTGATGGAATATGAGAGTTATCATTACATTAAGTTCCAGAAATATCCCAAACTCATCAGAAGAACAGTGGAACCAg GTGAAAGCAGATTTGGAAAAAGTGGTGGAGTAAAGAG AAGTCCTTGTTCAGCTGTGAAGCCTCTTCCCAAAATCATCCTGTCCCAGAGCACACAATCTGGAAATGGAGCCAAGAAGACAGCAACCAGCGCACATACCAAt GAGAATGGCTCCTGTGTTCCTCTAGAGTTGTCAGAGTTTGGTCTCAATGTTTCCTCCATCAAAAATGGAGCAGCCGGAGAAGCATTGACACACAGGAAG GGCCAGTTGACTGATGGCAAAGGTACAACCCATGATGCTGCTAAAGGAGGTGGCTTGGACTCAGACTACATG GAACGGCTTCTGAAGCCCCTCAGTGGCTTTTCGGGAATGACTGGTGAGATGAGAGAACTGGCAACAATCATCAGCAGG GACATCTATTTACACAGTCCCAATGTGCGGTGGGAGGACATCGTCGGCCTGGAGGACGCCAAGCGATTAGTCAAAGAGGCCGTCGTCTATCCCATTAAG TACCCTCAGCTGTTTACAGGCATCCTGTCCCCATGGAAGGGCTTGCTGCTCTATGGTCCCCCAG GTACAGGTAAGACCTTACTGGCCAAAGCCGTGGCTACAGAATGTAAGACAACTTTCTTCAACATCTCAGCCTCCAGCATCGTCAGCAAGTGGAGGGGAGACTCAGAGAAGCTGGTTAGG GTCCTGTTTGAGCTGGCCAGGTACCATGCTCCATCCACTATATTCCTGGATGAGCTGGAGTCAGTAATGGGTCAGAGAGAAAGCAGCATGGG GGGCCAGCACGAGGGGAGTCGCAGGATGAAGACTGAACTACTGGTTCAGATGGATGGACTAACGAGATCAGAAGACCTGGTCTTTGTACTGGCTGCCTCTAACCTGCCTTG GGAACTGGACCACGCCATGCTAAGGAGGTTAGAGAAGAGAATTCTAGTTAGTCTTCCCTCCTCACAAGCTCGCCAAGCCATGATCTCTCATTGGCTGCCTCCTCTTAGTTCCACAGGAGGGGTAGAGTTACGAACTGAGTTGGACTATGAAACTCTAGCAAAG gACATGGAGGGTTATTCTGGCTCTGATGTAAGATTGGTGTGTAAGGAGGCCGCCATGAGACCAGTCCGCAAGATCTTTGATGCGCTGGAGTCCCATCAGGATG AAAATATTGGCATGCCTGCCATTAAGCTGGAAACTGTGACAACAGCTGACTTACTGGAAGTCATCACACACACGAAACCTTCGGCCCGAAACTTGATAGACAGATACACAGCCTGGGAGAAAGAGTACGAGTCTGTCTGA
- the sigmar1 gene encoding sigma non-opioid intracellular receptor 1 gives MSVVRTTLRLFVFAAVTVLAVLLLQHWMANKQYVFNKDDIAKLAKQYAGQDHEQAFSKVVVELRKRYPGHILPDEDLQWVFVNAGGWMGSMCLLHASLTEYVLLFGTAVDTGGHSGRYWAEISDTIISGTFRQWKEGTTKSELYYPGDTIIHGVGEATSVQWSAGTWMVEYGRGFIPSTLGFALADTLFSTQDFLTMFYTVQVYAKGLLLEVGTLLTDAGVF, from the exons ATGTCTGTAGTCAGAACGACTTTAAGACTGTTCGTGTTCGCCGCAGTCACCGTACTGGCCGTGCTACTGCTGCAGCACTGGATGGCCAACAAGCAGTACGTTTTTAACAAAGACGACATCGCCAAATTAGCCAAACAGTACGCAG GACAGGACCATGAGCAGGCCTTTTCCAAAGTGGTGGTCGAACTCAGGAAGAG GTATCCCGGCCACATATTGCCTGATGAGGACTTGCAGTGGGTGTTTGTGAATGCCGGAGGCTGGATGGGCTCTATGTGCCTGCTCCACGCTTCGCTTACAGAGTACGTGCTGCTATTTGGAACAGCTGTGGACACAGGGGGACACTCAG GTCGTTATTGGGCTGAAATTTCTGACACCATCATTTCTGGTACCTTCAGACAGTGGAAGGAGGGTACAACCAAGAGCGAATTATACTACCCTG GTGACACAATTATACATGGCGTAGGTGAGGCCACGTCAGTGCAGTGGAGCGCTGGGACATGGATGGTGGAGTATGGCAGAGGTTTCATCCCCTCAACACTGGGCTTTGCTCTAGCAGACACCCTCTTCAGCACCCAGGACTTTCTTACAATGTTCTACACTGTACAAGTCTATGCCAAGGGTTTGCTACTTGAAGTTGGTACACTACTTACAGATGCTGGAGTTTTCTGA
- the katnal2 gene encoding katanin p60 ATPase-containing subunit A-like 2 isoform X1: MMELSYQSMKVANQAREADELRTEMRKKGLLTLMYHHLLGQGYVAAAMALDQETNGGVKKFDVCDNIDLEMMLMEYESYHYIKFQKYPKLIRRTVEPGESRFGKSGGVKRSPCSAVKPLPKIILSQSTQSGNGAKKTATSAHTNENGSCVPLELSEFGLNVSSIKNGAAGEALTHRKGQLTDGKGTTHDAAKGGGLDSDYMERLLKPLSGFSGMTGEMRELATIISRDIYLHSPNVRWEDIVGLEDAKRLVKEAVVYPIKYPQLFTGILSPWKGLLLYGPPGTGKTLLAKAVATECKTTFFNISASSIVSKWRGDSEKLVRVLFELARYHAPSTIFLDELESVMGQRESSMGGQHEGSRRMKTELLVQMDGLTRSEDLVFVLAASNLPWELDHAMLRRLEKRILVSLPSSQARQAMISHWLPPLSSTGGVELRTELDYETLAKDMEGYSGSDVRLVCKEAAMRPVRKIFDALESHQDENIGMPAIKLETVTTADLLEVITHTKPSARNLIDRYTAWEKEYESV; this comes from the exons ATGATGGAACTTTCATATCAATCTATGAAAGTCGCTAATCAAGCCCGAGAGGCG GACGAGCTGAGGACTGAGATGAGGAAGAAAGGCCTTCTCACCCTCATGTACCACCACCTGCTAGGACAGGG CTATGTGGCAGCAGCTATGGCCTTGGACCAGGAGACGAATGGAGGTGTGAAGAAGTTTGATGTTTGTGATAACATCGACCTCGAAATGATGCTGATGGAATATGAGAGTTATCATTACATTAAGTTCCAGAAATATCCCAAACTCATCAGAAGAACAGTGGAACCAg GTGAAAGCAGATTTGGAAAAAGTGGTGGAGTAAAGAG AAGTCCTTGTTCAGCTGTGAAGCCTCTTCCCAAAATCATCCTGTCCCAGAGCACACAATCTGGAAATGGAGCCAAGAAGACAGCAACCAGCGCACATACCAAt GAGAATGGCTCCTGTGTTCCTCTAGAGTTGTCAGAGTTTGGTCTCAATGTTTCCTCCATCAAAAATGGAGCAGCCGGAGAAGCATTGACACACAGGAAG GGCCAGTTGACTGATGGCAAAGGTACAACCCATGATGCTGCTAAAGGAGGTGGCTTGGACTCAGACTACATG GAACGGCTTCTGAAGCCCCTCAGTGGCTTTTCGGGAATGACTGGTGAGATGAGAGAACTGGCAACAATCATCAGCAGG GACATCTATTTACACAGTCCCAATGTGCGGTGGGAGGACATCGTCGGCCTGGAGGACGCCAAGCGATTAGTCAAAGAGGCCGTCGTCTATCCCATTAAG TACCCTCAGCTGTTTACAGGCATCCTGTCCCCATGGAAGGGCTTGCTGCTCTATGGTCCCCCAG GTACAGGTAAGACCTTACTGGCCAAAGCCGTGGCTACAGAATGTAAGACAACTTTCTTCAACATCTCAGCCTCCAGCATCGTCAGCAAGTGGAGGGGAGACTCAGAGAAGCTGGTTAGG GTCCTGTTTGAGCTGGCCAGGTACCATGCTCCATCCACTATATTCCTGGATGAGCTGGAGTCAGTAATGGGTCAGAGAGAAAGCAGCATGGG GGGCCAGCACGAGGGGAGTCGCAGGATGAAGACTGAACTACTGGTTCAGATGGATGGACTAACGAGATCAGAAGACCTGGTCTTTGTACTGGCTGCCTCTAACCTGCCTTG GGAACTGGACCACGCCATGCTAAGGAGGTTAGAGAAGAGAATTCTAGTTAGTCTTCCCTCCTCACAAGCTCGCCAAGCCATGATCTCTCATTGGCTGCCTCCTCTTAGTTCCACAGGAGGGGTAGAGTTACGAACTGAGTTGGACTATGAAACTCTAGCAAAG gACATGGAGGGTTATTCTGGCTCTGATGTAAGATTGGTGTGTAAGGAGGCCGCCATGAGACCAGTCCGCAAGATCTTTGATGCGCTGGAGTCCCATCAGGATG AAAATATTGGCATGCCTGCCATTAAGCTGGAAACTGTGACAACAGCTGACTTACTGGAAGTCATCACACACACGAAACCTTCGGCCCGAAACTTGATAGACAGATACACAGCCTGGGAGAAAGAGTACGAGTCTGTCTGA
- the galt gene encoding galactose-1-phosphate uridylyltransferase isoform X2: MTEEQGVQFDAREHQHLRYNPLRDSWVLVSAHRMKRPWAGQVEKPPEEHIPRYDRRNPLCPGNTRANGEENPDYESTFVFENDFPALQPDAPDPGSDQHPLFQSKAARGICKVMCFHPWSDVTLPLMKKEELVRVIDKWADLVEELGATYPWVQIFENKGAMMGCSNPHPHCQVWASNFLPNEPALSDRCQRVYYEKHGEPLLLEYARQEAEKKERVVVESSDWLAVVPYWATWPYQTLLLPRRHVLRINDLTTEEREGLADIMKRLLTKYDNLFEVSFPYSMGWHGAPTGPHLKENNSYWHLHAHYYPPLLRSATVKKFMVGYEMLAQEQRDLTPEQDLLNNEDHPGSCGPHHNIYSESCLYDLFENKLAGC; encoded by the exons ATGACTGAGGAACAGGGTGTCCAGTTTGATGCCAGAG AGCATCAGCACCTGCGCTATAACCCCTTGCGGGACAGCTGGGTCCTGGTATCGGCCCACCGCATGAAGAGACCCTGGGCAGGTCAGGTAGAAAAACCTCCTGAGGAACACATACCAAGATATGACCGCCGCAATCCACTCTGTCCTGGGAACACACGTGCAAATGGAGAG GAAAATCCAGACTATGAAAGCACTTTTGTCTTTGAAAATGACTTCCCTGCTCTTCAGCCAGATGCTCCAGATCCTG GTTCAGATCAGCATCCATTGTTCCAATCCAAAGCTGCCAGGGGAATCTG TAAAGTCATGTGTTTCCACCCCTGGTCGGATGTCACCCTCCCACTCATGAAAAAAGAAGAGCTTGTCAGGGTGATTGACAAGTGGGCGGACCTTGTTGAAGAACTAGGGGCTACCTACCCCTGGGTTCAG ATCTTTGAGAATAAAGGAGCCATGATGGGTTGTTCAAATCCACACCCTCACTGTCAG GTTTGGGCCAGCAACTTCCTGCCTAATGAGCCGGCTCTGTCAGACCGCTGTCAGAGGGTGTACTATGAGAAGCATGGAGAGCCACTGCTGCTGGAATATGCCAGGCAAGAGGCCGAGAAAAAG GAACGTGTGGTGGTGGAGAGTTCTGACTGGCTGGCAGTGGTTCCATACTGGGCTACGTGGCCCTATCAGACACTGCTGTTGCCACGGCGACATGTCCTCAGAATCAATGACTTGAcaacagaggagagggagg GTCTGGCTGACATTATGAAGCGACTACTGACCAAGTATGACAATCTGTTTGAAGTGTCTTTCCCCTACTCCATGGGCTGGCATG GAGCCCCTACTGGTCCCCATTTGAAGGAAAACAACTCCTACTGGCACCTGCATGCCCATTACTACCCTCCTTTGCTGCGTTCAGCTACAGTTAAGAAGTTTATGGTGGGGTATGAGATGCTTGCTCAGGAACAGAGAGACCTCACCCCTGAACAG GATCTGCTCAATAATGAGGACCACCCTGGCAGCTGTGGGCCACATCACAATATCTACTCTGAGAGTTGTTTGTATGAtctttttgaaaataaactaGCTGGTTGCTAG
- the galt gene encoding galactose-1-phosphate uridylyltransferase isoform X4 translates to MTEEQGVQFDAREHQHLRYNPLRDSWVLVSAHRMKRPWAGQVEKPPEEHIPRYDRRNPLCPGNTRANGEENPDYESTFVFENDFPALQPDAPDPGSDQHPLFQSKAARGICKVMCFHPWSDVTLPLMKKEELVRVIDKWADLVEELGATYPWVQIFENKGAMMGCSNPHPHCQVWASNFLPNEPALSDRCQRVYYEKHGEPLLLEYARQEAEKKERVVVESSDWLAVVPYWATWPYQTLLLPRRHVLRINDLTTEEREGLADIMKRLLTKYDNLFEVSFPYSMGWHGAPTGPHLKENNSYWHLHAHYYPPLLRSATVKKFMVGYEMLAQEQRDLTPEQAAEKLRNLPEEHYITRQNQDK, encoded by the exons ATGACTGAGGAACAGGGTGTCCAGTTTGATGCCAGAG AGCATCAGCACCTGCGCTATAACCCCTTGCGGGACAGCTGGGTCCTGGTATCGGCCCACCGCATGAAGAGACCCTGGGCAGGTCAGGTAGAAAAACCTCCTGAGGAACACATACCAAGATATGACCGCCGCAATCCACTCTGTCCTGGGAACACACGTGCAAATGGAGAG GAAAATCCAGACTATGAAAGCACTTTTGTCTTTGAAAATGACTTCCCTGCTCTTCAGCCAGATGCTCCAGATCCTG GTTCAGATCAGCATCCATTGTTCCAATCCAAAGCTGCCAGGGGAATCTG TAAAGTCATGTGTTTCCACCCCTGGTCGGATGTCACCCTCCCACTCATGAAAAAAGAAGAGCTTGTCAGGGTGATTGACAAGTGGGCGGACCTTGTTGAAGAACTAGGGGCTACCTACCCCTGGGTTCAG ATCTTTGAGAATAAAGGAGCCATGATGGGTTGTTCAAATCCACACCCTCACTGTCAG GTTTGGGCCAGCAACTTCCTGCCTAATGAGCCGGCTCTGTCAGACCGCTGTCAGAGGGTGTACTATGAGAAGCATGGAGAGCCACTGCTGCTGGAATATGCCAGGCAAGAGGCCGAGAAAAAG GAACGTGTGGTGGTGGAGAGTTCTGACTGGCTGGCAGTGGTTCCATACTGGGCTACGTGGCCCTATCAGACACTGCTGTTGCCACGGCGACATGTCCTCAGAATCAATGACTTGAcaacagaggagagggagg GTCTGGCTGACATTATGAAGCGACTACTGACCAAGTATGACAATCTGTTTGAAGTGTCTTTCCCCTACTCCATGGGCTGGCATG GAGCCCCTACTGGTCCCCATTTGAAGGAAAACAACTCCTACTGGCACCTGCATGCCCATTACTACCCTCCTTTGCTGCGTTCAGCTACAGTTAAGAAGTTTATGGTGGGGTATGAGATGCTTGCTCAGGAACAGAGAGACCTCACCCCTGAACAG GCTGCTGAGAAGCTAAGGAACTTACCAGAAGAGCACTATATAACTAGACAGAACCAAGACAAATAG
- the katnal2 gene encoding katanin p60 ATPase-containing subunit A-like 2 isoform X3 gives MMELSYQSMKVANQAREADELRTEMRKKGLLTLMYHHLLGQGYVAAAMALDQETNGGVKKFDVCDNIDLEMMLMEYESYHYIKFQKYPKLIRRTVEPGESRFGKSGGVKRSPCSAVKPLPKIILSQSTQSGNGAKKTATSAHTNENGSCVPLELSEFGLNVSSIKNGAAGEALTHRKGQLTDGKGTTHDAAKGGGLDSDYMERLLKPLSGFSGMTGEMRELATIISRDIYLHSPNVRWEDIVGLEDAKRLVKEAVVYPIKYPQLFTGILSPWKGLLLYGPPGTGKTLLAKAVATECKTTFFNISASSIVSKWRGDSEKLVRVLFELARYHAPSTIFLDELESVMGQRESSMGGQHEGSRRMKTELLVQMDGLTRSEDLVFVLAASNLPWELDHAMLRRLEKRILVSLPSSQARQAMISHWLPPLSSTGGVELRTELDYETLAKKILACLPLSWKL, from the exons ATGATGGAACTTTCATATCAATCTATGAAAGTCGCTAATCAAGCCCGAGAGGCG GACGAGCTGAGGACTGAGATGAGGAAGAAAGGCCTTCTCACCCTCATGTACCACCACCTGCTAGGACAGGG CTATGTGGCAGCAGCTATGGCCTTGGACCAGGAGACGAATGGAGGTGTGAAGAAGTTTGATGTTTGTGATAACATCGACCTCGAAATGATGCTGATGGAATATGAGAGTTATCATTACATTAAGTTCCAGAAATATCCCAAACTCATCAGAAGAACAGTGGAACCAg GTGAAAGCAGATTTGGAAAAAGTGGTGGAGTAAAGAG AAGTCCTTGTTCAGCTGTGAAGCCTCTTCCCAAAATCATCCTGTCCCAGAGCACACAATCTGGAAATGGAGCCAAGAAGACAGCAACCAGCGCACATACCAAt GAGAATGGCTCCTGTGTTCCTCTAGAGTTGTCAGAGTTTGGTCTCAATGTTTCCTCCATCAAAAATGGAGCAGCCGGAGAAGCATTGACACACAGGAAG GGCCAGTTGACTGATGGCAAAGGTACAACCCATGATGCTGCTAAAGGAGGTGGCTTGGACTCAGACTACATG GAACGGCTTCTGAAGCCCCTCAGTGGCTTTTCGGGAATGACTGGTGAGATGAGAGAACTGGCAACAATCATCAGCAGG GACATCTATTTACACAGTCCCAATGTGCGGTGGGAGGACATCGTCGGCCTGGAGGACGCCAAGCGATTAGTCAAAGAGGCCGTCGTCTATCCCATTAAG TACCCTCAGCTGTTTACAGGCATCCTGTCCCCATGGAAGGGCTTGCTGCTCTATGGTCCCCCAG GTACAGGTAAGACCTTACTGGCCAAAGCCGTGGCTACAGAATGTAAGACAACTTTCTTCAACATCTCAGCCTCCAGCATCGTCAGCAAGTGGAGGGGAGACTCAGAGAAGCTGGTTAGG GTCCTGTTTGAGCTGGCCAGGTACCATGCTCCATCCACTATATTCCTGGATGAGCTGGAGTCAGTAATGGGTCAGAGAGAAAGCAGCATGGG GGGCCAGCACGAGGGGAGTCGCAGGATGAAGACTGAACTACTGGTTCAGATGGATGGACTAACGAGATCAGAAGACCTGGTCTTTGTACTGGCTGCCTCTAACCTGCCTTG GGAACTGGACCACGCCATGCTAAGGAGGTTAGAGAAGAGAATTCTAGTTAGTCTTCCCTCCTCACAAGCTCGCCAAGCCATGATCTCTCATTGGCTGCCTCCTCTTAGTTCCACAGGAGGGGTAGAGTTACGAACTGAGTTGGACTATGAAACTCTAGCAAAG AAAATATTGGCATGCCTGCCATTAAGCTGGAAACTGTGA
- the galt gene encoding galactose-1-phosphate uridylyltransferase isoform X3 has product MTEEQGVQFDAREHQHLRYNPLRDSWVLVSAHRMKRPWAGQVEKPPEEHIPRYDRRNPLCPGNTRANGEENPDYESTFVFENDFPALQPDAPDPGSDQHPLFQSKAARGICKVMCFHPWSDVTLPLMKKEELVRVIDKWADLVEELGATYPWVQIFENKGAMMGCSNPHPHCQVWASNFLPNEPALSDRCQRVYYEKHGEPLLLEYARQEAEKKERVVVESSDWLAVVPYWATWPYQTLLLPRRHVLRINDLTTEEREGLADIMKRLLTKYDNLFEVSFPYSMGWHGAPTGPHLKENNSYWHLHAHYYPPLLRSATVKKFMVGYEMLAQEQRDLTPEQSPNIKLTAPTNLSISAVSAAQS; this is encoded by the exons ATGACTGAGGAACAGGGTGTCCAGTTTGATGCCAGAG AGCATCAGCACCTGCGCTATAACCCCTTGCGGGACAGCTGGGTCCTGGTATCGGCCCACCGCATGAAGAGACCCTGGGCAGGTCAGGTAGAAAAACCTCCTGAGGAACACATACCAAGATATGACCGCCGCAATCCACTCTGTCCTGGGAACACACGTGCAAATGGAGAG GAAAATCCAGACTATGAAAGCACTTTTGTCTTTGAAAATGACTTCCCTGCTCTTCAGCCAGATGCTCCAGATCCTG GTTCAGATCAGCATCCATTGTTCCAATCCAAAGCTGCCAGGGGAATCTG TAAAGTCATGTGTTTCCACCCCTGGTCGGATGTCACCCTCCCACTCATGAAAAAAGAAGAGCTTGTCAGGGTGATTGACAAGTGGGCGGACCTTGTTGAAGAACTAGGGGCTACCTACCCCTGGGTTCAG ATCTTTGAGAATAAAGGAGCCATGATGGGTTGTTCAAATCCACACCCTCACTGTCAG GTTTGGGCCAGCAACTTCCTGCCTAATGAGCCGGCTCTGTCAGACCGCTGTCAGAGGGTGTACTATGAGAAGCATGGAGAGCCACTGCTGCTGGAATATGCCAGGCAAGAGGCCGAGAAAAAG GAACGTGTGGTGGTGGAGAGTTCTGACTGGCTGGCAGTGGTTCCATACTGGGCTACGTGGCCCTATCAGACACTGCTGTTGCCACGGCGACATGTCCTCAGAATCAATGACTTGAcaacagaggagagggagg GTCTGGCTGACATTATGAAGCGACTACTGACCAAGTATGACAATCTGTTTGAAGTGTCTTTCCCCTACTCCATGGGCTGGCATG GAGCCCCTACTGGTCCCCATTTGAAGGAAAACAACTCCTACTGGCACCTGCATGCCCATTACTACCCTCCTTTGCTGCGTTCAGCTACAGTTAAGAAGTTTATGGTGGGGTATGAGATGCTTGCTCAGGAACAGAGAGACCTCACCCCTGAACAG